One Fundulus heteroclitus isolate FHET01 chromosome 1, MU-UCD_Fhet_4.1, whole genome shotgun sequence genomic window carries:
- the sox18 gene encoding transcription factor Sox-2: MNLTEPNLPRETCLHPSQMPFGGRWTSETPSPASDPEMDFEGSLSADCSSPDAPGELRRAEPRMALTVGSRGQSPDRSHGGGATAGAGDGKASGAEQRIRRPMNAFMVWAKDERKRLALQNPDLHNAVLSKMLGQSWKALSATDKRPFVEEAERLRVQHLQDHPNYKYRPRRKKTTKKLKRVEPGLLLHSLAQGGAPGLGLGPGVGPLAAENVSGASAYGHAAHHHHPHQLLPSLGHFRDLPTPGHAELESYGLPTPEMSPLDVLEDGAGESVFFPQHVQDEAGMGGWSGYHRLHHHNPHYSQHYSSHSHHSSISAGLNGGMNASLSPSRTSRLDSRISSVESNMTSSISSVSSKLTPSHAFSHQVPLRTPVKCPQLLPDSSPPVSYPRPSFSLPEPVKCQQTTLSTAPAGYMNQMYASATSSATHFPPSHLGQLSPPPETSSSSCSSSCILPVSSFGRSALSDLSSLEAGGHMGSSSAEFWSEVDRHEFDQYVNMARSREEPYGLVGGCGGGSKVLGGCTSAVGGSSSNSIVSSIINRDGSGIMSGAGGCDDGSSPLISALSDASSAVYYSACITG; encoded by the exons ATGAATTTAACCGAGCCAAACCTGCCCAGAGAGACTTGTCTGCATCCCAGCCAGATGCCCTTTGGAGGCCGCTGGACGTCAGAGACCCCGAGTCCTGCTTCCGACCCTGAAATGGATTTTGAAGGAAGCCTGTCGGCGGACTGCAGCTCTCCCGACGCCCCAGGAGAACTGAGGAGAGCAGAACCGAGGATGGCTTTGACAGTCGGCTCGAGGGGACAGAGCCCGGATCGGAGCCATGGAGGCGGCGCAACGGCTGGGGCAGGTGATGGAAAAGCTTCAGGGGCCGAGCAGAGGATCCGCAGACCAATGAACGCCTTCATGGTTTGGGCTAAAGACGAGAGGAAGCGTCTGGCCCTCCAGAACCCTGACCTGCACAACGCCGTGCTCAGCAAGATGCTTG GTCAGTCCTGGAAGGCCCTGAGCGCCACCGACAAGCGGCCGTTTGTGGAGGAAGCCGAGCGTCTCCGCGTCCAACACCTCCAGGATCACCCAAACTACAAGTACAGACCCCGACGCAAAAAGACCACCAAGAAGCTGAAGCGAGTGGAGCCTGGGCTCCTGCTGCACAGCTTGGCTCAGGGTGGGGCCCCTGGGCTTGGTTTGGGTCCTGGCGTTGGCCCCCTGGCTGCTGAAAATGTGTCTGGTGCTTCTGCTTATGGGCACGccgcccaccaccaccacccccaccaGCTGCTGCCGTCTTTGGGCCACTTCAGGGACCTTCCAACCCCGGGACACGCGGAGCTGGAGAGCTACGGCTTGCCCACGCCGGAGATGTCGCCGCTGGACGTCCTGGAGGATGGCGCCGGGGAGTCCGTGTTTTTCCCCCAACACGTGCAGGACGAGGCGGGGATGGGAGGCTGGAGCGGTTATCACCGCCTTCACCATCACAACCCCCATTACAGCCAGCACTACAGCAGCCACAGCCACCACAGCTCCATCAGCGCCGGTTTAAACGGCGGGATGAACGCAAGCCTCAGCCCAAGCAGAACTTCCAGACTTGATTCCAGGATAAGTTCTGTTGAATCAAACATGACCTCAAGCATTAGCTCAGTTAGCTCTAAGTTAACCCCGTCCCATGCGTTCAGCCATCAGGTCCCCTTAAGGACTCCTGTGAAGTGTCCCCAGCTTCTACCCGATTCCTCGCCCCCTGTATCGTATCCCCGTCCTTCCTTCAGCCTCCCTGAGCCAGTAAAATGCCAGCAAACAACTCTGAGCACAGCTCCGGCAGGCTACATGAACCAAATGTATGCCAGCGCTACCTCTAGTGCGACACATTTCCCTCCTTCCCATCTTGGACagctctctcctcctcctgaaacgtcctcctcttcctgctcGTCCTCTTGCATCCTCCCTGTGTCCTCCTTTGGCCGCTCGGCGCTCTCAGACCTCTCCAGCCTGGAGGCCGGTGGCCACATGGGCTCTTCCTCCGCTGAGTTCTGGTCTGAGGTGGACAGGCATGAATTTGACCAGTATGTCAACATGGCACGGAGCCGAGAGGAGCCCTACGGACTTGTCGGAGGGTGCGGAGGTGGGTCTAAAGTCCTGGGTGGGTGCACCAGCGCTGTTGGAGGCAGTAGCAGTAACAGCATTGTCAGCAGTATTATTAACAGGGACGGCAGCGGTATTATGAGTGGTGCCGGTGGCTGTGATGATGGGAGCAGCCCTCTGATATCCGCTCTCTCTGACGCCAGCAGCGCTGTTTATTACAGCGCCTGTATAACTGGATAA